In Synechocystis sp. PCC 6714, the following are encoded in one genomic region:
- the petC gene encoding cytochrome b6-f complex iron-sulfur subunit: MTQISGSPDVPDLGRRQFMNLLTFGTITGVAAGALYPAVKYLIPPSSGGAGGGVTAKDALGNDVKVTEFLASHNSGDRVLAQGLKGDPTYIVVQGDETIANYGINAVCTHLGCVVPWNASENKFMCPCHGSQYNAEGKVVRGPAPLSLALAHATVTDDDKLVLSPWTETDFRTNEDPWWA; encoded by the coding sequence ATGACACAGATTTCTGGCTCCCCTGATGTCCCCGATTTGGGCCGACGTCAGTTTATGAACTTATTGACCTTTGGTACGATTACTGGGGTGGCGGCCGGAGCCCTCTATCCAGCAGTAAAATATTTGATTCCCCCTTCCAGTGGTGGGGCCGGGGGTGGAGTAACGGCCAAAGATGCCCTTGGTAATGATGTTAAAGTTACGGAATTTTTAGCTTCCCACAACTCTGGCGATCGGGTGTTGGCCCAGGGTCTGAAAGGTGACCCCACCTACATCGTAGTACAGGGTGATGAAACGATTGCCAACTACGGTATCAATGCTGTGTGTACCCATTTGGGCTGTGTGGTGCCCTGGAATGCCAGCGAAAATAAGTTTATGTGTCCCTGCCACGGTTCCCAATATAACGCGGAAGGAAAAGTGGTCCGTGGCCCGGCGCCCCTATCTTTGGCTTTGGCCCATGCCACCGTTACCGACGACGATAAATTAGTGCTGAGTCCCTGGACCGAAACCGATTTCCGCACCAACGAAGATCCCTGGTGGGCTTAG